In a genomic window of Pseudoglutamicibacter albus:
- a CDS encoding IS481 family transposase, giving the protein MSHPNAPLTAEGRRRLAVLIVEEGWTIRRAAERFQVSPATASKWAKRYLVGAPLTDRSCRPRRCPNRLSVRRERRIIALRFTRQWGPHRISYHLGIPRSTVGRVLARYQMPLLAHIDRGTGLPIRTPHIARYEKQAPGELVHVDIKKLGRIPDGGGHRMLGPEARKNGGYGKHGRGYAFLHHAIDDYSRLAYSEILTDEKKQTAAGFWQRAQEFFAQAGITVQAVMTDNGACYRSRLFNNTLGTKIKHQFTKPYRPQTNGKVERFNRTLTQEWAYAKTYYSDEARAATYEAWLHHYNHHRPHTGIGGQTPAQRVHNLTGNYS; this is encoded by the coding sequence ATGTCTCACCCTAATGCACCCTTGACTGCTGAGGGTCGCCGGCGTCTTGCCGTGCTTATCGTCGAGGAAGGCTGGACGATTCGTCGAGCCGCCGAACGTTTCCAAGTCTCACCGGCTACCGCATCGAAATGGGCCAAACGCTACCTCGTCGGCGCCCCACTGACGGATCGGTCCTGCAGGCCACGTCGCTGTCCTAACCGGTTGTCTGTTCGCCGAGAACGCCGGATTATTGCGCTGCGGTTCACCCGCCAGTGGGGCCCACACCGGATCAGTTACCACTTGGGTATCCCACGGTCCACGGTTGGTAGAGTCTTGGCCCGGTACCAGATGCCGTTACTGGCCCATATCGATCGAGGAACAGGACTGCCCATCAGGACACCGCACATCGCGCGGTATGAGAAACAAGCCCCAGGTGAGCTGGTGCATGTTGATATCAAGAAACTTGGGCGGATCCCCGATGGTGGTGGCCACCGTATGCTTGGACCCGAGGCGCGCAAGAACGGTGGGTATGGAAAACACGGCAGGGGCTATGCCTTCTTACATCACGCCATCGATGACTATTCGAGACTCGCGTATTCAGAGATCCTTACCGATGAGAAGAAACAGACCGCGGCCGGGTTCTGGCAACGCGCTCAGGAGTTTTTCGCTCAAGCTGGGATCACCGTACAGGCAGTGATGACCGATAACGGCGCCTGCTACCGCTCACGCCTGTTCAACAACACGCTCGGGACAAAGATTAAACACCAGTTCACCAAGCCCTACCGGCCTCAGACCAACGGCAAAGTCGAACGCTTCAACCGTACTCTGACCCAAGAATGGGCCTACGCTAAGACCTATTACAGTGACGAAGCCCGAGCAGCGACCTACGAAGCCTGGCTACATCACTATAATCACCACCGACCCCACACCGGAATCGGAGGCCAAACCCCCGCCCAACGCGTTCACAACCTCACGGGGAACTACAGCTAG
- a CDS encoding SDR family oxidoreductase, with the protein MKKTIVVTGASSGIGAQTAAQLLEAGHRVIGVDRNPPATANAGTATQSGAAPADAAQTNADAGQDFVQLDLSSAESIQAGVAQITELAGGPIDGLANIAGVPGTAPAEVVMAVNVLGLRDFTQALLPQLATGAGIVNLASSVAFDWRSNVEQASRAVQAENVEELKADEQVWALVQDESYLFSKQCVRLLTEKLAASLLQQKVRVNSVSPGPVSTPILEDFKTDHGREKVEGASKLLGKYGEVAEIADVIEFLLSDSARWVNGTDIRVDGGLVASRRSGNL; encoded by the coding sequence ATGAAAAAGACCATTGTTGTCACCGGCGCCTCCTCCGGAATCGGCGCACAGACCGCCGCGCAACTACTCGAGGCCGGCCACCGCGTAATCGGCGTGGACCGCAACCCACCCGCCACAGCCAACGCTGGCACCGCGACCCAGTCCGGCGCTGCGCCGGCCGACGCAGCCCAGACCAACGCCGATGCAGGCCAGGACTTTGTGCAACTGGATCTCTCGTCGGCCGAGTCCATCCAGGCGGGCGTCGCTCAGATCACCGAGCTGGCTGGCGGCCCTATCGATGGGCTCGCGAACATCGCCGGGGTCCCCGGCACCGCGCCAGCCGAGGTTGTTATGGCGGTGAACGTACTCGGCCTACGCGACTTCACCCAGGCGCTGTTGCCGCAGCTAGCAACCGGTGCCGGTATTGTGAACCTCGCCTCGTCCGTGGCCTTTGACTGGCGTAGCAACGTCGAGCAAGCCAGCCGTGCCGTGCAGGCCGAAAACGTCGAGGAGTTGAAAGCCGATGAGCAGGTGTGGGCCCTGGTTCAGGATGAGTCCTACCTGTTCTCCAAGCAGTGCGTCCGCCTCCTGACCGAAAAACTCGCCGCCTCCCTCCTGCAGCAGAAAGTACGGGTCAACAGCGTGAGCCCCGGCCCGGTATCGACCCCGATCCTGGAGGACTTCAAGACCGACCATGGCCGCGAGAAAGTCGAAGGCGCCTCGAAACTGCTCGGCAAATACGGTGAAGTAGCCGAAATCGCTGACGTCATCGAATTCCTCCTCAGCGACTCCGCCCGCTGGGTCAACGGGACCGACATCCGCGTAGACGGCGGCCTCGTGGCGTCCCGCCGGAGCGGAAACCTCTAA
- a CDS encoding MFS transporter, with protein sequence MSIDAKKVEVNTLPPLDASDPANWTARKRNAYGWSIAVMLLILMMISWADKAILGIVAMPLMRDLGITPAQFGLLGSAVFMLFGVAQFVAAPIANRIQAKWILLVLCLVWSISQVPVILFASLPALWISRLLLGAGEGPLAPITMHAVYKWFPAKRSATPAALASAGVTLGIVAFAPVIAWITAAHGWKAAFVFVALIGVVWAVIWLFIGKEGPYTSVEAEHRIEGTTPDETTIAADSKVKYLKSFLTPSWLLAVLCSFLGYWTFTVAMTWLPAYFETVYGMSTQQAGSMIALPAIWGTICTVGLSWLTEYLGNRGIATRFSRGWVLGLAAAFSGIMVLAGTWADNPTLALVFFTFGFGTAPALFAVTYLVAAETTSIAQRGAVLQITNAFLTSGGLLAPAIVGLLVSAAATEAIGYENSFLLTGAMMVIAGIIGCLGINQQRDRRKLGLDQPVPAAK encoded by the coding sequence ATGTCAATCGATGCGAAAAAAGTCGAGGTGAATACGCTCCCTCCTCTCGATGCCTCGGACCCAGCCAACTGGACCGCACGCAAACGCAACGCTTACGGCTGGTCCATCGCAGTCATGTTGCTGATCCTGATGATGATCAGCTGGGCTGATAAAGCGATCCTCGGCATTGTCGCGATGCCTTTGATGCGTGACCTGGGTATCACGCCAGCACAGTTCGGCCTGTTGGGTAGCGCCGTTTTCATGCTCTTCGGTGTCGCCCAGTTCGTGGCAGCACCCATCGCAAACCGGATCCAGGCCAAATGGATCCTGCTGGTGCTGTGCCTGGTTTGGTCGATCTCCCAGGTTCCAGTCATCCTGTTCGCATCCCTACCGGCACTGTGGATCAGCCGCCTCCTGCTCGGCGCAGGCGAAGGCCCGCTGGCCCCGATCACGATGCACGCGGTCTACAAGTGGTTCCCCGCCAAGCGCTCCGCAACACCAGCGGCGCTGGCTTCGGCTGGCGTGACCCTCGGCATCGTCGCTTTCGCGCCAGTCATCGCGTGGATCACCGCCGCGCACGGCTGGAAAGCAGCCTTCGTTTTCGTCGCCCTCATCGGTGTTGTCTGGGCTGTGATCTGGCTCTTCATCGGCAAGGAAGGCCCATACACCTCGGTTGAGGCCGAGCACCGCATCGAAGGCACCACCCCTGACGAAACCACCATCGCCGCTGACTCGAAGGTCAAATACCTCAAGTCCTTCCTGACACCAAGCTGGCTGCTCGCGGTCCTCTGCTCCTTCCTGGGCTACTGGACCTTCACCGTGGCAATGACCTGGCTGCCGGCATACTTCGAAACCGTGTACGGAATGTCCACCCAGCAAGCCGGGTCGATGATCGCGCTGCCAGCTATCTGGGGCACCATCTGCACGGTCGGTTTGAGCTGGCTCACCGAATACCTCGGCAACCGTGGAATCGCTACCCGCTTCTCCCGCGGCTGGGTGCTCGGCCTTGCAGCAGCCTTCTCCGGCATCATGGTCCTGGCGGGCACGTGGGCAGACAACCCGACGCTTGCACTGGTGTTCTTCACCTTCGGGTTCGGTACCGCCCCAGCCCTGTTCGCTGTCACCTACCTCGTCGCCGCCGAGACCACGAGCATCGCCCAGCGCGGCGCCGTACTGCAGATCACTAACGCATTCCTGACCTCGGGCGGCCTGCTAGCCCCAGCGATCGTCGGGCTCCTCGTCAGCGCGGCAGCAACTGAGGCGATCGGCTACGAGAACTCGTTCCTCCTGACCGGCGCGATGATGGTCATCGCCGGCATCATCGGTTGCCTCGGCATCAACCAGCAGCGTGACCGCCGCAAGCTCGGCCTCGACCAGCCAGTACCAGCCGCCAAGTAG
- a CDS encoding PDR/VanB family oxidoreductase, producing the protein MTPTATEETPELIDVVVDEVDDIAEGVLSLVLRRRDGQEFPHWTPGSHIDLHLGNGLIRQYSLWSPMDDLTQLRVGVLRTLDSRGGSEWIHDNLRAGERLSISAPRNNFPLVDSRKYMFVAGGIGITPLVSMIQQVEEQGREWQLYYGGRSRASMALVEQLEEQYGTEKVHIFDEDGRGRLDLESILALPRAHMLIYACGPGGMLEAIEDFCMGWPPGSLHTERFVAGTLGAAGNQDPFSVELARSGKEFTVPPEKSILEVMEENGTRVLSSCRAGLCGTCETRIISGEVEHRDAALTQEDKDAGDVMMVCVSRAAAGCNRLVLDL; encoded by the coding sequence GTGACACCCACAGCTACCGAAGAAACCCCAGAACTCATCGACGTTGTGGTTGACGAAGTCGATGACATTGCTGAGGGCGTTCTGTCACTCGTGCTGCGCCGCCGCGATGGCCAAGAGTTCCCGCACTGGACTCCGGGCTCCCACATTGACTTGCATCTAGGCAATGGTCTGATCCGCCAGTACTCCCTGTGGTCACCTATGGATGATTTGACCCAGCTACGCGTTGGCGTGCTGCGGACCCTCGATTCACGCGGCGGCTCGGAATGGATCCACGACAACCTGCGCGCCGGCGAGCGCCTCAGCATCTCAGCGCCGCGGAATAACTTCCCTCTGGTTGATTCCCGTAAGTACATGTTCGTGGCCGGCGGCATCGGCATCACGCCTCTGGTTTCGATGATCCAGCAGGTTGAGGAGCAGGGCCGGGAATGGCAGCTGTACTACGGCGGCCGCAGCCGGGCATCGATGGCGCTAGTTGAGCAGCTGGAGGAGCAGTACGGCACCGAGAAGGTGCACATTTTCGATGAGGATGGCCGGGGTCGCCTGGATCTGGAAAGCATCCTCGCTCTGCCGCGGGCTCACATGCTGATTTATGCGTGCGGCCCGGGCGGGATGCTGGAAGCGATCGAGGATTTCTGCATGGGTTGGCCTCCAGGCTCGTTGCACACCGAACGATTTGTTGCCGGCACGCTGGGTGCGGCCGGAAACCAGGATCCGTTCTCTGTGGAGCTTGCCCGCAGCGGTAAAGAGTTCACCGTTCCACCTGAGAAGTCCATCCTCGAAGTCATGGAGGAAAACGGCACCCGGGTGCTATCCAGTTGCCGCGCTGGCCTGTGCGGTACGTGCGAAACCCGCATCATCTCAGGCGAGGTTGAACACCGCGATGCCGCCCTCACCCAGGAAGACAAGGACGCCGGCGACGTCATGATGGTGTGCGTTTCACGTGCAGCGGCCGGCTGCAACCGACTCGTTCTAGACCTATAA
- a CDS encoding DEAD/DEAH box helicase gives MDFGSDAPHVTVDVDEFREGKLNEQSVAQLFALAQETKGAQRKRKAKLSESATELESPDPKAKPIQVIISCVTLRQNAQTTGLLLVPASLSPDGGLSADLQSSEPWIPASRMRTPGMTEREVMVGNLSSFWKWRIGEGQELTSTAEEWCDVVDLSFDLFRSVADDNFSQIKRNHASLNTDVSTEIIEDKCFISPGEVITANGAVLELYRFLENGAYSDAPVYQQLLSGGSDQRIQSDGIDLYIDTLQEAATRSTGSMSDEFPLTESQRRAVHAFHLDGPASITAVSGPPGTGKTTMLQSVVASLIVSHALEEKPAPLIVGTSTNNQAVTNIIDSFSKVTKKNPGILDKRWLPVASEGRASKESLNGIATYCPSQAKVQDAKKKGYLLEDTRKGGVYSDYSEPEYVPDATSFFLQECAEYLPQITVSPTNDLKKALKTLRKALSKCEAARRDLIQKRTLADRRANTQLGSFTSKASEVAQQLADHQRQLQAWSQHLHRVEDEENTSLIEQEFVIDMHYDEAEPAERFGTLDEFVAFYRRTVASLTHEMASLNREIEQVKRDAYRAHEEYLKNIATSIYAVEKFGLLSPEQVEELKKATDLYELDQQLDVTVRYAQFWLAIHIYEAEWLLAAAGDELIPHDERYRTTASHMEKYWQQVTALTPCFVMTVYQLPKYFKLWTEKGEKPRFDLRRPDLLIVDEAGQVDISVGASAFALPKRALVVGDVLQLAPVWSIDPESDREMASTFGLGDHWDHMGDSGITSSDHSSVMAAASSASRWCYGPDLDPGLFLAEHFRCHTDIIEYCNDLLYKGMLKPSRPLDGYKLRNKTASPFLFKTVPNSKDQRKGPSRVNFQEATAIATWVRDNFDFFRAIYNPEEDVQKDKTIVGVVTPFAAQASVIKQRIASIVDPSVRDKITVGTAHTLQGAERSVVLFSPVYGDNSGQAGFIDGTLELMNVAVSRAKDLFIVFGSVKRWNDTGPVFSLVKKHAVLDDGDFAQRHTSGACELGEVELENAQPRTLAAAELELGSEVSEPREAVIPFVDRHAPGYRIAAEILKEWRETNVLSADQKVNASHLNEALSRYGLITRTGSSWKPTARGVDYGIALYEGQGKNGPYTNLIYSPDAQEKLTEFARDGKIGPS, from the coding sequence GTGGACTTCGGCTCGGACGCTCCCCACGTCACTGTCGATGTTGACGAATTCCGAGAGGGCAAACTGAATGAACAGTCTGTCGCTCAGCTTTTCGCACTTGCTCAAGAAACGAAGGGTGCACAACGAAAGAGAAAAGCGAAGTTAAGCGAATCGGCAACCGAACTGGAGTCTCCGGACCCGAAAGCGAAGCCAATCCAAGTCATCATCTCGTGCGTGACTCTACGTCAGAACGCGCAGACAACCGGTCTGTTGTTAGTTCCCGCATCATTGTCACCAGACGGTGGCCTCTCAGCTGATCTGCAAAGCTCAGAACCATGGATTCCTGCCAGTCGTATGCGAACTCCAGGTATGACCGAACGCGAAGTCATGGTTGGTAACTTGTCTTCATTCTGGAAATGGCGAATAGGGGAAGGGCAAGAGTTAACGTCAACAGCTGAGGAGTGGTGCGATGTTGTTGACCTCAGTTTTGATCTTTTTCGTAGCGTCGCTGACGACAACTTTTCGCAAATCAAGCGAAATCACGCGAGCCTCAACACAGATGTTTCGACCGAGATCATCGAGGACAAATGTTTCATATCACCAGGTGAAGTGATTACGGCAAACGGAGCCGTGCTGGAGTTGTACCGATTCCTGGAGAACGGAGCTTATTCTGACGCCCCTGTTTACCAACAGCTCCTATCAGGGGGCTCGGACCAGCGCATTCAATCTGATGGCATAGACCTTTACATTGACACACTGCAAGAGGCGGCCACGAGGTCAACAGGCAGTATGAGTGATGAGTTCCCTCTGACTGAATCTCAGCGCCGAGCTGTGCATGCTTTTCACCTAGACGGTCCAGCATCTATTACCGCAGTCAGTGGCCCTCCGGGCACCGGCAAAACTACTATGTTGCAATCCGTTGTTGCTAGCCTCATCGTTTCGCACGCACTCGAAGAGAAACCTGCGCCCCTGATCGTCGGCACGTCGACCAACAATCAAGCGGTCACCAACATCATCGATTCGTTTAGCAAAGTCACGAAGAAAAACCCTGGGATACTCGACAAGCGCTGGCTGCCGGTAGCGTCAGAGGGCAGAGCATCAAAAGAGTCGCTCAACGGTATTGCTACGTACTGTCCGTCTCAAGCGAAGGTGCAAGACGCTAAGAAAAAGGGATACCTACTCGAGGACACACGCAAGGGTGGCGTTTATAGCGACTACTCGGAGCCAGAATATGTGCCGGATGCAACGAGCTTTTTCTTGCAAGAATGCGCTGAGTACTTACCTCAGATAACGGTGAGTCCGACTAACGATCTGAAGAAAGCCCTGAAAACGCTACGCAAAGCACTGAGCAAGTGCGAAGCCGCTCGCCGTGACCTCATTCAGAAGCGCACTCTAGCCGATCGCCGAGCTAACACTCAGCTGGGCTCCTTTACTTCCAAGGCCAGCGAGGTGGCCCAGCAACTTGCGGATCATCAACGTCAACTCCAAGCGTGGAGCCAACACCTACATCGTGTAGAAGACGAAGAAAACACCAGCCTCATTGAGCAAGAGTTTGTTATCGACATGCACTACGACGAGGCCGAGCCAGCCGAAAGGTTCGGCACGCTCGATGAGTTCGTGGCTTTCTACCGTCGTACCGTGGCGTCACTAACACACGAAATGGCTAGCCTGAACCGGGAGATTGAGCAAGTAAAGCGCGATGCATATCGTGCCCACGAAGAGTACCTGAAGAACATCGCCACCTCGATCTACGCTGTTGAGAAATTCGGCCTGCTGTCGCCTGAGCAGGTTGAGGAATTGAAAAAGGCCACCGACCTATATGAGCTTGATCAGCAGCTTGATGTCACGGTCCGTTACGCTCAGTTCTGGTTAGCTATCCATATTTACGAGGCTGAATGGTTGCTCGCGGCCGCGGGTGACGAACTCATACCGCACGATGAGCGTTATCGCACAACCGCTTCCCACATGGAGAAGTACTGGCAACAAGTCACCGCTTTGACGCCATGCTTTGTCATGACGGTTTATCAGCTACCCAAGTATTTCAAGTTGTGGACTGAGAAGGGCGAAAAGCCGCGGTTTGACCTGAGGCGACCAGACCTCCTGATCGTAGATGAAGCTGGCCAAGTTGATATTTCAGTCGGGGCTTCTGCCTTTGCGCTTCCGAAACGAGCTCTCGTTGTGGGCGATGTCTTGCAACTTGCACCAGTGTGGAGCATTGACCCGGAAAGCGACCGAGAAATGGCATCGACTTTCGGTTTGGGTGACCACTGGGACCACATGGGTGATAGTGGAATAACGTCGTCCGATCATTCTTCAGTGATGGCGGCCGCGAGCTCGGCAAGCCGTTGGTGCTATGGACCAGACTTGGACCCGGGCCTTTTCCTGGCAGAACATTTCCGCTGTCACACAGACATCATCGAATACTGCAATGACCTGCTCTATAAGGGCATGCTCAAGCCAAGCCGTCCTCTGGATGGCTACAAGCTCAGAAACAAGACGGCCAGCCCCTTCCTGTTTAAGACAGTTCCGAATTCTAAGGACCAACGGAAAGGCCCGAGCCGGGTTAACTTCCAAGAAGCTACAGCGATCGCAACGTGGGTTCGCGATAACTTCGATTTCTTCCGCGCAATCTATAATCCCGAAGAAGATGTGCAGAAGGACAAAACAATCGTCGGAGTGGTCACTCCCTTTGCCGCTCAAGCGAGTGTGATTAAGCAACGTATCGCTAGCATTGTGGACCCTAGCGTCCGGGACAAGATTACGGTTGGAACTGCACACACTCTTCAAGGGGCAGAACGCTCAGTTGTTCTCTTCTCTCCGGTGTATGGGGACAACTCAGGCCAAGCGGGCTTCATCGACGGAACGCTCGAACTCATGAACGTAGCGGTGTCGCGTGCGAAAGATCTCTTTATTGTTTTCGGCAGTGTAAAGCGCTGGAACGACACTGGGCCTGTATTCAGTCTTGTCAAGAAGCATGCTGTTCTAGATGACGGCGACTTCGCGCAACGCCACACAAGCGGTGCTTGCGAGCTTGGTGAAGTTGAGCTTGAAAACGCACAGCCTCGCACATTAGCAGCAGCGGAACTAGAGCTTGGAAGTGAAGTCTCAGAGCCTCGCGAAGCTGTGATTCCGTTCGTTGATCGTCACGCTCCTGGATATCGCATTGCTGCGGAGATACTTAAAGAGTGGCGTGAAACTAACGTTCTATCGGCGGATCAAAAGGTCAACGCTTCTCATCTGAATGAAGCGTTATCAAGGTACGGCCTCATCACGCGCACCGGCTCAAGTTGGAAGCCCACCGCACGTGGTGTGGACTACGGTATCGCGCTCTACGAAGGTCAAGGGAAGAACGGGCCGTACACGAACCTTATTTACTCGCCGGATGCGCAGGAGAAGCTGACGGAGTTCGCTCGCGACGGGAAGATCGGACCTTCGTAG
- a CDS encoding IclR family transcriptional regulator has protein sequence MANRAPQRQGNPAGRSTSKSEAPSISVTSRALRILDTFDSTQREQSLSGIARRANLPLATAHRLVNELTMWGGLEKKSGRYRIGQKLWRIGLLASAQRDVAEVASPYMQDVLFVTHNVVNLFILDQKEVLLVERISGTNTGAPFRRVGERMDLHSSAAGKLMLAYGSPHLLDDLPAELPRHTSHTIGRKTELIQHIARIRSQGFATTQRESGENNFAIAVPVFSPATGHIIAGLGIVTQDAMAPIGNVVPVLKIAARGISRTLEVGD, from the coding sequence ATGGCTAACCGTGCACCGCAGCGGCAAGGCAACCCGGCCGGCCGTTCGACCTCGAAGTCGGAGGCACCGTCCATCTCGGTGACCTCGCGGGCGCTACGGATCCTCGACACCTTCGACAGCACGCAACGAGAACAATCCCTCAGCGGCATCGCCCGCCGCGCGAACCTACCGTTGGCGACCGCTCACCGGCTCGTCAACGAGCTCACGATGTGGGGCGGCCTGGAAAAGAAATCAGGCCGCTACCGCATCGGCCAGAAGCTGTGGCGCATCGGCCTGCTCGCTTCCGCCCAGCGGGATGTGGCCGAAGTCGCCTCCCCCTATATGCAGGATGTGCTGTTCGTGACCCACAACGTGGTCAACTTATTCATCCTGGACCAGAAAGAAGTCCTACTGGTGGAGCGCATCTCCGGGACCAACACGGGTGCCCCGTTCCGCCGGGTCGGCGAGCGCATGGACCTGCACTCGAGCGCAGCCGGTAAGTTGATGCTCGCCTACGGCTCCCCACACCTACTGGATGATCTACCGGCGGAGCTACCTCGGCACACGAGCCACACGATCGGCCGGAAAACCGAGCTGATCCAGCACATCGCCCGGATCCGTTCGCAAGGATTCGCGACCACGCAACGGGAAAGTGGGGAGAACAACTTCGCGATCGCGGTGCCGGTTTTCTCGCCGGCCACCGGGCACATCATCGCAGGGCTGGGGATCGTGACCCAGGATGCGATGGCGCCCATCGGCAACGTGGTGCCCGTGTTGAAGATCGCGGCGCGCGGCATCTCCCGAACACTCGAAGTCGGCGACTAG
- a CDS encoding cytochrome P450 — protein MKTLENVPVFTEDPYSESALLDPYPFLERLAAAGPVSYLEATGIYAITGYEEVYEVLKDFETYVSSGGLGPRDIRKDEGWRPPSILESDPPIHTLMRRALTGVINPGTVRKLREPFTPPAAELVSELAHRTHFDAIKDLAELYPIRVFPDAVGIPEEGREHLLPYGNMVFNAFGPENYIYEQAFAHADEHSAVVMKACEHESLSPGGFGAKIWERVEDGLITEQQATLLVRALLSAGVDTTIFGIGNVLSVLAGEPEAWQELRKQPHLAKFAIDEALRLESPFQKFHRTVSTDTTLGGVDLPAGTKVLVFLGAANRDPEKWGPDATKFSLDRTSSGHVAFGMGLHQCVGQPIARLEMEIVLQQMLEHVDTISLAGEPQPILHNVLRGFESLPVEISAAK, from the coding sequence ATGAAGACGTTAGAGAACGTACCTGTTTTCACCGAAGACCCCTACAGCGAATCAGCGCTGCTGGACCCTTACCCCTTCCTGGAACGGCTCGCAGCAGCAGGGCCGGTCAGCTACCTCGAAGCCACCGGGATCTACGCGATCACCGGTTATGAAGAGGTCTATGAGGTGCTCAAGGACTTTGAGACCTACGTTTCCTCCGGCGGCCTCGGCCCTCGCGATATCCGCAAGGACGAGGGTTGGCGTCCGCCAAGCATCCTCGAATCCGATCCACCCATCCACACGCTCATGCGGCGAGCGCTGACCGGGGTCATCAACCCTGGCACGGTACGTAAGCTGCGTGAACCGTTCACCCCGCCAGCGGCGGAACTGGTTTCTGAGCTTGCGCATCGTACCCATTTCGACGCGATCAAGGACCTCGCTGAGCTCTACCCCATCCGGGTCTTCCCTGACGCGGTGGGCATTCCGGAAGAGGGACGGGAGCATCTTCTGCCGTACGGCAATATGGTTTTCAACGCTTTCGGCCCGGAGAACTACATCTACGAACAAGCCTTCGCCCACGCGGATGAACACTCCGCGGTCGTGATGAAGGCGTGCGAGCATGAGTCCCTCTCCCCCGGCGGTTTCGGCGCCAAGATTTGGGAACGCGTCGAGGATGGGCTGATTACCGAGCAGCAGGCAACCCTGCTGGTGCGTGCGTTGCTGTCTGCGGGAGTGGACACCACCATCTTCGGGATCGGCAACGTTCTCTCCGTGCTCGCCGGCGAACCAGAAGCATGGCAAGAGCTACGCAAGCAGCCGCATCTAGCGAAGTTCGCGATCGATGAGGCGCTGCGCCTGGAATCCCCGTTCCAGAAGTTCCACCGAACTGTCAGCACTGACACGACCCTCGGCGGAGTGGACCTTCCGGCCGGGACTAAAGTGCTCGTGTTCTTGGGTGCCGCTAACCGTGATCCGGAGAAGTGGGGCCCAGACGCAACCAAGTTCAGCCTGGACAGAACGTCCTCTGGACACGTCGCTTTCGGTATGGGCCTGCACCAGTGCGTCGGCCAGCCGATTGCGCGGCTAGAAATGGAGATCGTGCTGCAGCAAATGCTGGAACACGTCGACACCATCTCCCTGGCAGGAGAACCACAACCGATCCTGCACAACGTACTTCGCGGCTTCGAATCGCTGCCAGTAGAGATCAGCGCCGCTAAGTAA
- a CDS encoding MFS transporter, producing the protein MGIISAVHIWKLPPSLDSLSAELGIQLVQAGILIGIIQVASIIGGLPTAWMGERLGLRRVILAGMVLLSFGSILGALASSPAMIFISRAVEGIGFLFCVVLGPALLRDRFEPPHVHRALTAWATFQGLAAFIGFTVGTFVVPEFGWRPMWIGAACITLLLIPFVIFLVPKDPAGSVGDAAASGATKTWQLVRVTISRPGPWLAGAIFACYSIQWMAVLGFLPRIYEQYGIQQPGAGLMSAFVGGANIVGALGAGVLAHKGVKEKHLLIGALGAMAVTSFGLFAIPWQQTSHPALATFLFAVAFSAIGGAAPMLLTRMIGELAQPNGSSAVVMGLMQQIFNLGNFLGPFLIAWFAVQTGGWESSWMLTGTFSLLGIAGTMILLKEKPERES; encoded by the coding sequence ATGGGCATCATCAGTGCCGTCCACATTTGGAAGCTGCCGCCATCCCTGGATTCGCTGAGTGCAGAGCTTGGCATCCAGCTGGTGCAAGCGGGAATCCTCATCGGCATCATCCAGGTGGCCAGCATCATTGGTGGCTTGCCAACAGCGTGGATGGGGGAGCGCCTCGGGTTGCGCAGGGTCATCCTGGCCGGGATGGTCCTGTTGAGCTTCGGCTCCATACTGGGCGCGTTGGCGTCCTCGCCCGCGATGATCTTCATCTCGCGGGCCGTCGAGGGGATCGGCTTCCTGTTTTGCGTGGTCCTGGGGCCAGCGCTACTTCGGGATCGTTTCGAACCGCCGCACGTGCATCGGGCTTTGACTGCCTGGGCGACCTTTCAGGGTCTTGCGGCGTTCATCGGTTTTACGGTCGGTACGTTCGTGGTTCCGGAGTTCGGGTGGCGGCCGATGTGGATTGGCGCGGCCTGCATCACCCTGCTTTTGATCCCGTTCGTGATCTTCCTGGTGCCGAAAGACCCGGCGGGCAGCGTCGGCGATGCGGCCGCGTCCGGGGCAACCAAGACGTGGCAGCTGGTGCGCGTCACCATATCCAGGCCAGGGCCGTGGCTGGCCGGCGCCATTTTCGCGTGCTACAGCATCCAGTGGATGGCGGTTCTGGGCTTCTTGCCGCGTATCTATGAGCAGTACGGGATCCAGCAACCGGGCGCAGGGCTCATGTCCGCGTTCGTGGGCGGGGCCAACATCGTCGGTGCCCTGGGGGCTGGCGTGCTGGCGCACAAGGGCGTGAAGGAAAAGCACCTGCTGATCGGGGCCTTGGGTGCCATGGCGGTGACGTCGTTCGGGCTTTTCGCGATCCCGTGGCAACAGACATCCCACCCGGCGTTGGCGACGTTCCTCTTCGCGGTCGCGTTCTCCGCGATCGGCGGCGCAGCACCCATGCTGTTGACGCGAATGATCGGCGAGCTAGCCCAACCAAACGGCTCAAGTGCCGTGGTGATGGGGCTCATGCAGCAGATCTTCAACCTCGGAAACTTCCTGGGCCCGTTCCTGATCGCATGGTTCGCGGTCCAAACCGGCGGCTGGGAGAGCTCCTGGATGCTCACAGGGACATTCAGCCTGCTCGGCATCGCGGGCACTATGATCTTGCTGAAAGAGAAGCCGGAACGCGAGAGCTAG